Proteins from a single region of Halolamina sp. CBA1230:
- a CDS encoding helix-turn-helix domain-containing protein — translation MYEVCGEKELKVILALDPGDSISGIARKIDENRETIRRVVNRLEDAGYVAYDDGLQLVDQTIRDAGLEFLTAAATTSPPSITEAYVLPQFAGLDYAFTSIDAVYVWTRGGYQVARDPADYPLFITVHESELDAWTAFFNRFGIPTAEERQPTDDLDGAIQFVFEPRSQIDAEMVDGRPVISLQETVAFANEHYATFQSALDMLGRMYDDVDTDADYRIEPA, via the coding sequence ATGTACGAAGTATGCGGTGAGAAGGAACTCAAGGTCATCCTCGCGCTCGATCCAGGGGACTCCATCTCTGGCATCGCGCGAAAGATCGACGAGAACCGCGAGACGATTCGGCGCGTCGTAAATCGCCTCGAAGACGCGGGATACGTCGCGTACGATGATGGCCTCCAGCTCGTCGACCAGACAATTCGAGACGCCGGTCTCGAGTTCCTGACGGCGGCAGCAACCACCTCGCCGCCATCCATCACGGAGGCATACGTTCTCCCCCAGTTTGCCGGCCTGGACTATGCATTCACATCCATCGATGCAGTGTACGTCTGGACTCGCGGTGGCTACCAGGTCGCTCGCGATCCGGCGGACTACCCGCTGTTCATCACCGTCCACGAGTCCGAGCTCGACGCCTGGACAGCGTTCTTCAATCGGTTCGGAATCCCGACTGCCGAGGAACGCCAGCCCACTGACGACCTTGATGGTGCCATCCAGTTCGTTTTTGAGCCCCGGTCGCAGATCGATGCCGAGATGGTCGACGGACGGCCCGTCATCTCGCTTCAGGAAACCGTGGCATTCGCAAATGAGCACTACGCGACCTTCCAGTCGGCACTCGACATGCTCGGCCGGATGTACGACGACGTCGACACCGACGCGGATTACCGCATAGAGCCAGCCTAA
- the tnpA gene encoding IS200/IS605 family transposase, which yields MKTTRHATYNLNYHIVWLPKYRNSVLVNEVADRVRTILHEIADDKGVEILDLTVQPDHVHLFVSSPPKNEPALLANWFKGISSRKYNHRHANHNGEKIRWARGYYAGTDGHVSSETVENYIQEHMEGDS from the coding sequence ATGAAGACCACACGGCACGCAACCTACAACCTCAACTACCATATTGTGTGGTTGCCGAAGTACCGCAACTCGGTACTCGTCAACGAGGTCGCAGACCGTGTGCGAACCATCCTCCACGAAATAGCCGACGACAAAGGCGTCGAAATCCTTGACCTCACCGTACAACCCGACCACGTTCACCTGTTCGTCAGTAGTCCGCCCAAGAACGAACCGGCACTACTCGCCAACTGGTTCAAGGGCATCTCCTCGCGCAAGTACAACCACCGACACGCAAATCATAACGGCGAGAAAATTCGGTGGGCGCGAGGGTACTACGCAGGGACCGACGGGCACGTTTCGAGTGAGACAGTCGAGAACTACATCCAAGAACATATGGAGGGAGATTCGTGA
- a CDS encoding glycosyltransferase family 2 protein: MPSVNADQEVVEQGGEYQIEQAPGLDERREGDGVLLPGDSEATPQISLVMPTLNEEEGIRECIQRAKNAFRELGVQAEIIVSDSSTDRTPDIAREEGAIVVEPDGKGYGYAYRYAFDKARADVIAMGDADTTYDFEELPKLYDLVANGDADMAMGSRLEGEIKPGAMPTLHQYVGNPLLTKFLNTFYGAGVSDAHSGMRVFTRDAWEEMGCETTGMEFASEMIMQAGAADLTIEELPIVYHEREGEETLESFKDGWRHVRFMLLNAPGYLFSVPGMMIGLFGILLMAGVAFGVPGSSVTLGPNTMIAGSLFTIVGYQVASMGAFATISGDPIRKPDDPVTEFVVDRLSLERGATAGIVVGGAGAVYAGYLVVTWAQSGFTSVPFTVASLLAFTAIVIGVQTVFSAFFMSAMASSR, encoded by the coding sequence ATGCCTAGTGTAAATGCCGATCAAGAGGTTGTTGAACAGGGCGGCGAGTACCAAATCGAGCAGGCGCCAGGACTGGACGAGCGGCGGGAGGGGGACGGCGTGCTGTTGCCTGGCGACAGCGAGGCGACCCCTCAGATTTCGCTCGTAATGCCCACGCTCAACGAGGAGGAAGGCATCCGGGAGTGTATCCAGCGAGCGAAGAACGCCTTTCGTGAGCTCGGGGTACAAGCCGAGATCATCGTCTCGGACAGTTCGACCGACCGAACACCCGACATCGCCCGGGAGGAGGGCGCCATTGTCGTCGAACCGGACGGGAAAGGGTACGGCTACGCCTACCGCTACGCGTTCGACAAGGCCCGCGCCGACGTGATCGCGATGGGTGACGCCGATACGACCTACGACTTCGAAGAGCTCCCGAAGCTGTACGACCTCGTCGCCAACGGCGACGCCGATATGGCGATGGGGAGCCGTCTCGAGGGGGAGATCAAGCCAGGCGCCATGCCGACTCTCCACCAGTACGTTGGGAATCCGCTCCTGACGAAGTTCCTGAACACCTTCTACGGCGCCGGCGTTAGTGACGCTCATTCGGGAATGCGCGTGTTCACTCGCGACGCCTGGGAAGAGATGGGCTGTGAGACGACGGGGATGGAGTTCGCGAGCGAGATGATCATGCAGGCCGGTGCCGCCGACCTGACAATCGAGGAGTTGCCGATTGTCTACCACGAGCGCGAGGGCGAAGAGACCCTCGAGAGCTTCAAAGACGGCTGGCGGCACGTCCGGTTCATGCTGCTGAACGCGCCGGGGTATCTGTTCTCGGTACCCGGGATGATGATTGGCCTGTTCGGAATACTGCTGATGGCTGGCGTTGCCTTCGGCGTTCCCGGGAGTTCGGTGACGCTCGGCCCGAACACTATGATCGCGGGGAGCCTATTCACGATCGTCGGGTATCAGGTAGCATCGATGGGTGCGTTCGCGACGATTAGTGGTGACCCGATCAGGAAGCCCGACGATCCCGTGACGGAGTTCGTCGTCGATCGGCTGAGTCTGGAACGCGGGGCCACGGCCGGGATCGTGGTTGGTGGCGCGGGTGCGGTGTACGCCGGTTACCTGGTCGTGACGTGGGCCCAGAGCGGGTTCACGTCAGTGCCGTTTACCGTCGCGTCGTTACTGGCGTTCACCGCGATCGTCATCGGCGTCCAGACGGTGTTCTCCGCGTTCTTCATGAGCGCGATGGCGAGTTCGCGGTAG
- a CDS encoding RNA-guided endonuclease TnpB family protein — MTELTKTLELKLVDPNAHKRRKLRETREAYQHALQDAFDARCTTQTEANDVVVNYELSGYAKNALKSYVPQLTTTYNAGELHDDHPVRFTNEGLRLDHKPENAIEWYVKIPHHEDYHLWMPAQPNPKQRDWLEALNAGDAEMGESRLFQRDGTWFLHITATRDVNDGSEAPAEERTPIGVDIGEASLVTVCHRDDHGSPTAPELWADEGKTVRRLRKTYFTAKRRLQKRGSERIAESFGDDLWNQIDDVFHRVTREVVEHAESVENPVLVLEDLTYIRESMDYGENMNRRLHGWGFAKLHAQIRYKAVEKGIPVETVNPRNTSKECHACGEVGYRPKQATFKCTNEACWMDEYQADVNGAVNIADRYLSGESRSREHENDDDSAEDGARLTAPQDSQADADTQQATLGTYAS; from the coding sequence GTGACCGAACTCACGAAGACGCTGGAACTCAAACTTGTGGACCCGAACGCGCACAAGCGGAGGAAACTCCGAGAGACGCGAGAGGCGTACCAGCACGCCCTCCAAGACGCCTTCGACGCCCGATGTACTACGCAGACCGAAGCGAACGACGTGGTGGTCAACTACGAACTGAGCGGGTACGCGAAGAACGCGCTCAAGTCCTACGTCCCGCAACTCACGACGACGTACAACGCGGGGGAACTTCACGACGACCACCCTGTTCGCTTCACCAACGAGGGGCTACGGCTCGACCACAAGCCCGAGAACGCTATCGAGTGGTACGTCAAAATCCCGCACCACGAGGACTACCACCTCTGGATGCCAGCCCAGCCGAACCCCAAACAGCGGGACTGGCTCGAAGCGTTGAACGCTGGTGACGCGGAGATGGGCGAAAGTCGGCTGTTCCAGCGGGACGGAACGTGGTTCCTCCACATCACCGCCACCCGCGACGTGAACGATGGTTCCGAGGCGCCCGCCGAAGAACGGACGCCCATCGGTGTCGATATTGGGGAAGCGTCGCTCGTCACGGTGTGTCACCGCGACGACCACGGTTCTCCGACCGCTCCCGAATTGTGGGCCGACGAGGGCAAGACCGTTCGTCGGCTCCGAAAGACCTATTTCACCGCCAAACGGCGACTTCAGAAGCGCGGAAGCGAGCGTATCGCAGAGTCGTTCGGTGACGACCTGTGGAACCAGATAGACGACGTGTTCCACCGCGTCACCCGCGAAGTCGTGGAGCACGCCGAGTCCGTCGAGAATCCCGTACTGGTTCTGGAAGACCTGACGTACATACGGGAGTCGATGGACTACGGCGAGAATATGAACCGCCGTCTCCACGGATGGGGGTTCGCCAAACTTCACGCGCAGATACGCTACAAGGCCGTTGAGAAGGGTATCCCGGTCGAGACGGTGAACCCGCGCAACACGTCGAAGGAGTGCCACGCGTGCGGTGAGGTAGGGTATCGTCCGAAGCAGGCGACGTTCAAGTGTACGAACGAGGCTTGCTGGATGGACGAGTACCAAGCGGATGTGAACGGAGCAGTGAACATCGCAGACCGCTACCTCAGCGGAGAGAGTCGTTCCAGAGAACACGAGAACGACGATGACTCGGCTGAGGATGGGGCGCGTTTGACCGCGCCACAAGACAGCCAAGCCGATGCTGACACCCAGCAGGCGACGCTTGGAACGTATGCGTCTTGA
- a CDS encoding UDP binding domain-containing protein: MGDPVATANMREHFPEYADTPTEALDDAVAALVVTDWPEIADLDEEFDVIATPVVVDGRRAIDRQDGIVYEGLTW; encoded by the coding sequence GTGGGTGACCCGGTTGCGACAGCGAACATGCGCGAGCACTTCCCGGAGTATGCTGACACGCCGACTGAGGCACTCGACGACGCAGTCGCTGCGCTCGTCGTCACGGATTGGCCGGAGATTGCGGACCTCGATGAGGAGTTTGACGTGATTGCGACGCCGGTGGTCGTCGATGGTCGCCGCGCAATTGATCGCCAGGACGGCATTGTGTACGAGGGACTGACCTGGTAG
- a CDS encoding RNA-guided endonuclease TnpB family protein yields MCVRRTAVVKLAVSDEQRDALHRTADQYLYCANRTADYCWSGTAFTECKTNKRDVRDALYSDLREETELQAQLVQAAIRRAVEAVKAVVERWKKGQRVSCPTFTTETLDYDTRSATFYRNKVSLATVEGRVEPSFVLPADSPTPYERYVLSEDYEFRESTLRYDATTDEFYLHISTRQIDSDDEVSEDTGHSDQTVLGIDLGVNSLAVTSTGTFWQGDDYDHWCREFEKRRGEMQQRGTQAAHNALLRLGKREEAWRKQYIHTVANELVSEAVEHDCDVIAFEDLTDIRERLPHAKWHHVWAFRRLYEYVSYKAPEQGVSVEQVEPNHTSQRCSRTDCGFTHENNRHGEHFECQKCGYEVNADYNGAKNVGLRYARKRRHRLRSSPTSGGGDARVDVRINGGTLNGKSHQRIAGD; encoded by the coding sequence ATGTGTGTGCGTCGTACCGCCGTCGTGAAACTCGCTGTTTCCGACGAGCAACGCGACGCACTCCACCGAACCGCCGACCAATACCTGTACTGCGCGAACCGAACCGCCGACTACTGTTGGTCCGGCACCGCGTTCACTGAGTGCAAGACCAACAAACGGGATGTTCGTGATGCGCTCTACTCCGACCTTCGAGAGGAGACAGAGTTACAGGCACAACTCGTCCAAGCCGCCATCCGACGCGCCGTCGAAGCCGTCAAAGCCGTTGTCGAACGCTGGAAGAAGGGACAGCGCGTCTCTTGCCCCACGTTCACCACCGAAACGCTGGACTACGACACGCGGAGCGCGACCTTCTACCGCAACAAGGTGTCGCTGGCAACTGTCGAGGGGAGGGTCGAACCCTCGTTCGTTCTCCCGGCAGACAGCCCGACACCGTACGAGCGGTACGTACTCTCAGAGGACTACGAGTTCCGCGAAAGTACGCTTCGGTACGATGCGACCACCGACGAGTTCTACCTTCACATCTCGACGCGGCAGATTGACAGCGACGACGAGGTTTCGGAAGATACCGGGCACTCCGACCAAACAGTCCTCGGTATCGACCTCGGTGTCAACAGCCTTGCCGTCACCTCCACCGGCACGTTCTGGCAGGGTGACGACTACGACCACTGGTGCCGCGAGTTCGAGAAACGGCGTGGTGAGATGCAACAGCGCGGCACGCAAGCCGCGCACAACGCCCTGCTTCGACTCGGGAAGCGAGAAGAAGCGTGGCGGAAGCAGTACATCCACACCGTCGCCAACGAACTCGTCTCGGAAGCCGTCGAACACGACTGCGACGTTATCGCGTTCGAGGATTTAACGGACATACGCGAGCGACTTCCACACGCGAAGTGGCACCACGTGTGGGCGTTCCGACGCCTCTACGAGTACGTTTCCTACAAGGCCCCTGAACAGGGTGTCTCCGTGGAGCAAGTCGAACCGAACCACACGTCTCAACGCTGTTCTCGGACGGACTGCGGGTTCACGCACGAGAATAACCGCCACGGTGAACACTTTGAGTGCCAGAAGTGTGGGTATGAGGTGAACGCGGACTACAACGGCGCGAAGAACGTCGGGCTACGCTACGCCCGGAAGCGGAGACATAGACTCCGTTCCTCGCCCACGTCGGGGGGCGGAGACGCACGAGTAGACGTGCGTATAAATGGTGGGACGTTGAACGGCAAGAGTCACCAGCGTATTGCTGGCGACTGA
- a CDS encoding NAD(P)-dependent oxidoreductase, with the protein MENQRVLVTGGGGFIGSNLANHLATQNDVIAVDDQYLGTPENLTDDVEFIDASVVDNDLPTDVDVVFHLAALSSYKMHEDDPTNGARVNVEGFVNTIEQARKDGCDTVVYATTSSIYGDRTEPSPESMDVEARTGYEASKLARERYAEYFHNFHDMTLAGLRFFSVYQGFGGAEEHKGEFANTVAQFTDKIANGEQPELFGDGSQTRDFTHVDDVVRACELAADHELQGIYNVGTAESYTFNEMVDMINDELGTDVDPKYIENPLEVYVHDTMADYSKLHEATGWEPTIDFEEGVTRVCEPYKDSVVTEN; encoded by the coding sequence ATGGAGAACCAACGCGTCCTCGTCACGGGCGGCGGCGGCTTCATCGGGTCGAACCTCGCCAACCACCTCGCCACACAGAACGACGTCATCGCCGTCGATGACCAGTACCTCGGTACCCCTGAGAACCTCACTGACGACGTCGAGTTCATCGACGCCTCCGTCGTCGACAATGACCTCCCCACCGACGTCGACGTCGTGTTCCACTTAGCGGCACTCTCCTCGTACAAAATGCATGAGGACGATCCCACGAATGGTGCCCGCGTCAACGTCGAGGGGTTTGTCAACACGATCGAACAGGCTCGCAAGGACGGCTGCGACACCGTCGTCTACGCGACCACGTCCTCCATCTACGGCGACCGCACCGAACCCTCGCCCGAGAGCATGGACGTCGAAGCCCGAACTGGCTACGAAGCCTCGAAACTCGCCCGGGAGCGCTACGCGGAGTACTTCCACAACTTCCACGACATGACGCTGGCCGGCCTGCGCTTCTTCTCGGTGTACCAGGGCTTCGGCGGCGCCGAGGAACACAAAGGCGAGTTCGCGAACACCGTCGCCCAGTTCACCGACAAGATCGCGAACGGCGAACAACCCGAACTGTTCGGCGACGGCAGCCAGACCCGCGACTTCACGCACGTCGACGACGTCGTCCGAGCCTGTGAACTCGCCGCCGACCACGAACTCCAGGGCATCTACAACGTCGGCACCGCGGAGAGCTACACGTTTAACGAGATGGTCGACATGATCAACGACGAACTGGGCACCGACGTCGACCCGAAGTACATCGAGAACCCGCTGGAGGTGTACGTCCACGACACGATGGCCGACTACTCCAAACTGCACGAGGCGACGGGCTGGGAGCCAACCATCGACTTTGAGGAAGGTGTCACGCGAGTTTGTGAGCCGTACAAGGACTCGGTAGTCACGGAGAACTGA
- a CDS encoding DUF6166 domain-containing protein — MSGISDPHSHEQSRGPDDPDVVYIGYRRRGRVIVEKRPEQEQLTPERSLALVNHSSSGFEWGYSGSGPAQLALALLLDYTGDEAFALDHYQAFKSEVVSQLDCAGSDECWRLTSSEIDAALRETTAEPVAPSIN; from the coding sequence GTGAGTGGAATCAGCGACCCACACTCGCACGAACAGTCACGGGGTCCGGATGATCCCGACGTGGTCTACATCGGCTACCGTCGTCGAGGCCGCGTTATTGTCGAGAAACGACCCGAGCAAGAACAGCTGACGCCGGAGCGAAGTCTCGCACTGGTGAATCACAGCTCCTCGGGCTTCGAATGGGGATATAGTGGCAGCGGCCCGGCGCAACTCGCGCTCGCACTCCTCCTCGACTACACGGGTGACGAAGCGTTCGCCCTCGACCACTACCAAGCCTTCAAGAGCGAGGTCGTGAGCCAGCTGGACTGCGCGGGGTCCGACGAGTGCTGGCGACTCACCTCGAGCGAGATCGACGCAGCCCTTCGTGAGACGACTGCCGAGCCAGTCGCACCGTCCATCAACTAA